A region from the Capra hircus breed San Clemente chromosome X unlocalized genomic scaffold, ASM170441v1, whole genome shotgun sequence genome encodes:
- the IRS4 gene encoding insulin receptor substrate 4 has translation MASCSFAHDQATRRLRAAAAATAAALAAAATTPFLSSGTPTAPIGTGSSCPGAMWLSTATGSRSDSESDEEDLPVGDEVCKRGYLRKQKHGRWRYFVLKLETADAPARLEYYENARKFRHSVRTAAAAAAAAASGATVPALIAPRRVITLYQCFSVSQRADARYPHLIALFTQNEYFAMVAENESEQESWYLLLSRLILESKRRRCGTLGAQPEGEPAALAAAAAVEPPFYKDVWQVIVKPRGLGHRKELSGVFRLCLTDEEVLFVRLNTEVASVVVQLLSIRRCGHSEQYFFLEVGRSTVIGPGELWMQVDDCVVAQKLHELFLEKMRALCADEYRARCRSYSISIGGHLLTLLSTRRHLDMLPLEPGGWLRRSRFEQFCHLWAIGDGEDEMLLARRYITPSEPVPRSRRGRLHLPRGRRSRRATSVPASFFHRTAPSPVRILYPAEALHDRDPVSSEASGSGSGSGNSGEEGGPQGKEDQEENEGDYMPMNNWGSGNGRGSGSGQGSSGQGSSGQSSGGSQCSGRGHGSGGGQGSSSSHGSSGSRSGDQSAGGNQCSGDGQGTAGHGSSSGQGAGGGHGSGRGQGPGDGHGSGGGKNSGGGKGSGSGKGPEGNGDRGKSLKKRSYFGKLTQSKQQQMPPPPPPPPPPGAATGGKGKSGGRFRLYFCADRGATKERKEAKEVKDTEPPKGAARGPHRARAFDEDEDDPYVPMRPGVAAPLASSSDYMPMAPQNVSMSKKRHSRSPFEDSRGYMMMFPRVSPPPVPSPPKAPDPAKEDDSKDNDSDSDYMFMAPGAGAIPKNPRNPQGGSSSKSWSSYFSLPNPFRSSPLGQSDHSEYVPMLPGKVLGKGLEKEVSSNRGPKDTASKPSVEGSFSKPRDGGSPSKRSGDGPPKHKAKRPNRLPFTTKGNKVKPKPQKPTQEQREADSPRGYVNIDFPKRGYNMPDPCLQRLPGVWGIIANPRQFAFSNYVNIEFGVPFPNPAGNLSDLFRAIPGANPFFLDGATGSSANREEGDYIEVIFNPAMTPAVPFADSAIRYDAETGRIYVVDPFSECCMNISLSPSRCSERPPVARLLLREELERRRPQSRSQSFFAAARAAISAFPTDSLERDLSASFAAAAAAAAVPTLALGRALAVASALVAAPGIGAAAAGLEAAAGFDSASVRWFLPVADAAGAAVRGAQDDAGGSNPRVPNPSADLAGGENGAGGAAAAVAAPPRSPGRGRVPRPPEREDSDEDDTYVRMDFARRDNRKFDSPQRE, from the coding sequence ATGGCTAGCTGCTCCTTCGCTCACGACCAAGCGACAAGGAGACTGCGAGCTGCAGCAGCGGCAACAGCAGCGGCTCTAGCTGCGGCGGCGACCACCCCATTTCTTTCCTCGGGAACCCCCACCGCACCCATTGGGACCGGGTCGTCTTGTCCGGGAGCCATGTGGCTCTCCACGGCCACTGGCTCCCGGTCAGACTCGGAGTCCGACGAGGAGGACCTTCCCGTCGGGGACGAAGTCTGCAAACGCGGCTACCTGCGGAAGCAGAAGCATGGGCGCTGGCGCTACTTCGTGCTCAAACTCGAGACCGCCGACGCCCCAGCTCGGCTGGAATACTACGAAAATGCCAGGAAGTTCCGGCACAGTGTCCGCACCGCGGCGGCTGCAGCGGCGGCGGCCGCCTCCGGCGCCACGGTCCCCGCGCTCATTGCACCGCGGCGCGTGATCACCCTGTATCAGTGCTTCTCGGTGAGCCAGCGGGCCGACGCAAGGTACCCACACCTCATCGCTCTTTTCACCCAAAACGAGTATTTCGCGATGGTGGCCGAGAATGAGTCGGAGCAAGAGAGCTGGTACTTGCTGCTCAGCCGCCTCATCCTCGAGAGCAAGCGCCGCCGCTGCGGCACGCTCGGCGCGCAGCCGGAGGGAGAGCCGGCCGCGCTAGCGGCTGCAGCGGCGGTGGAGCCACCCTTCTACAAAGATGTGTGGCAAGTAATAGTCAAACCCAGGGGGCTGGGGCACCGAAAAGAGCTGAGCGGCGTGTTCCGGCTCTGTCTTACCGACGAGGAGGTTCTGTTCGTGAGGTTAAATACAGAAGTGGCCAGCGTGGTCGTCCAGCTCCTGAGCATCCGTCGCTGTGGGCACTCGGAGCAGTATTTCTTCTTGGAAGTCGGTAGGTCCACCGTCATCGGTCCGGGGGAGCTCTGGATGCAAGTGGATGACTGTGTGGTGGCCCAAAAATTGCACGAGCTGTTTTTGGAGAAGATGAGAGCCTTGTGTGCAGACGAATACAGAGCCCGCTGCCGCAGCTACAGCATCAGCATCGGCGGCCACCTGTTAACCCTGCTGTCCACTAGGAGGCACCTGGACATGCTGCCGCTCGAGCCCGGCGGCTGGCTCCGAAGGTCCCGCTTTGAGCAGTTTTGCCACCTTTGGGCCATCGGTGATGGGGAAGACGAGATGCTCCTCGCCAGGCGCTACATAACACCCAGTGAGCCTGTGCCCCGCTCCAGACGAGGAAGACTACACCTGCCCAGAGGGCGCAGATCCAGAAGAGCGACTTCAGTGCCAGCCAGCTTTTTCCACCGCACCGCACCCAGCCCGGTGCGCATCCTGTACCCTGCAGAAGCCCTCCACGACCGAGATCCCGTGTCTTCTGAAGCCTCTGGCTCTGGCTCTGGCTCTGGCAACTCAGGGGAAGAAGGCGGTCCTCAGGGCAAAGAGGATCAGGAAGAAAACGAAGGTGACTATATGCCCATGAACAACTGGGGCTCGGGAAATGGCCGGGGCTCAGGAAGTGGACAGGGTTCAAGTGGGCAAGGCTCCAGTGGCCAAAGCTCCGGGGGAAGTCAGTGCTCAGGCAGGGGGCATGGCTCCGGAGGTGGTCAGGGCTCAAGTAGCAGCCATGGTTCAAGTGGTAGCCGCTCCGGGGACCAGAGTGCAGGAGGAAACCAGTGCTCCGGGGATGGCCAGGGCACCGCTGGGCACGGCTCAAGCAGTGGCCAGGgagctggaggtgggcatggctcAGGCCGTGGCCAGGGACCCGGAGATGGCCATGGCTCAGGCGGTGGCAAGAACTCCGGAGGGGGCAAAGGCTCAGGGAGTGGGAAGGGGCCCGAAGGCAATGGTGATCGTGGGAAATCTCTGAAGAAAAGATCCTACTTTGGCAAATTAACTCAAAGCAAGCAACAGCAAATGCCACCACCtccgccccctccacccccaccaggtGCAGCAACTGGTGGGAAAGGGAAGTCTGGGGGAAGGTtccgactttatttttgtgcAGACAGAGGGGCCACAAAAGAACGCAAAGAAGCCAAAGAAGTGAAAGACACGGAGCCCCCAAAAGGTGCAGCTCGGGGTCCCCACAGAGCCAGAGCTTTTGATGAAGATGAGGATGATCCGTATGTGCCAATGAGGCCAGGCGTGGCTGCTCCTCTCGCAAGCTCCAGCGACTACATGCCCATGGCTCCTCAAAATGTCTCTATGTCCAAAAAGCGCCACTCTCGATCACCTTTCGAAGATTCTAGAGGGTACATGATGATGTTTCCCAGAGTGAGCCCACCACCTGTGCCAAGTCCTCCAAAAGCACCTGATCCTGCTAAAGAGGATGACTCAAAGGACAATGACAGTGACAGTGACTATATGTTCATGGCCCCTGGAGCTGGTGCCATTCCTAAAAACCCCAGAAATCCTCAGGGAGGCTCTTCCTCCAAAAGTTGGAGCTCCTACTTCTCTCTGCCAAATCCTTTTCGGAGCTCCCCATTGGGACAGAGTGACCATAGTGAGTATGTACCAATGTTACCTGGAAAAGTCCTAGGAAAGGGCCTAGAGAAGGAAGTCTCATCTAACAGAGGCCCCAAAGATACAGCTTCAAAGCCTTCAGTTGAAGGGTCTTTCTCAAAGCCTAGAGATGGGGGATCACCTTCCAAGCGTTCAGGTGATGGGCCCCCCAAGCACAAGGCTAAGAGACCTAATCGACTTCCTTTTACGACAAAAGGAAACAAAGTCAAGCCAAAACCACAAAAGCCCACACAGGAGCAGAGAGAAGCCGACAGCCCTAGGGGCTACGTCAACATTGACTTCCCTAAGAGAGGTTATAATATGCCAGATCCATGTCTTCAAAGACTTCCAGGTGTGTGGGGCATAATTGCCAACCCCAGACAGTTTGCCTTTTCCAATTATGTGAATATTGAGTTCGGAGTGCCATTTCCAAATCCAGCAGGCAACCTCTCAGATCTCTTCAGAGCTATCCCAGGTGCCAATCCCTTCTTTCTGGACGGTGCTACAGGGAGCAGTGCTAATAGGGAAGAAGGTGACTACATCGAAGTGATTTTCAACCCAGCGATGACACCAGCCGTGCCTTTTGCTGACAGTGCCATTCGCTACGATGCCGAAACTGGTCGCATCTATGTGGTCGATCCATTTTCTGAGTGCTGTATGAACATTTCTCTCTCCCCCAGCCGCTGCTCCGAACGACCACCTGTAGCGAGGCTGCTACTGCGAGAAGAGCTCGAGCGAAGGCGCCCACAAAGCCGTTCGCAAAGTTTCTTTGCAGCCGCCAGAGCCGCCATCTCTGCTTTTCCGACCGACAGCCTCGAGAGAGACCTATCCGCCTCCTTCGCTGCGGCCGCGGCCGCGGCCGCCGTGCCAACCTTAGCTCTCGGCCGGGCTTTAGCCGTCGCCTCCGCTTTGGTGGCGGCTCCCGGCATCGGCGCAGCAGCCGCCGGCCTTGAGGCCGCCGCTGGATTTGACTCCGCCTCCGTCCGCTGGTTCCTACCTGTTGCCGATGCTGCTGGTGCCGCGGTCAGGGGGGCCCAAGACGATGCGGGTGGCTCGAACCCCAGAGTCCCAAACCCATCAGCAGACCTGGCCGGAGGTGAGAACGGAGCCGGTGGGGCTGCCGCTGCAGTCGCCGCTCCGCCTCGATCACCTGGCCGCGGCCGGGTGCCCAGACCCCCAGAAAGAGAAGATTCTGACGAAGACGACACGTACGTGAGAATGGACTTTGCAAGACGTGACAACAGGAAGTTCGACTCTCCCCAAAGAG